One segment of Manihot esculenta cultivar AM560-2 chromosome 4, M.esculenta_v8, whole genome shotgun sequence DNA contains the following:
- the LOC110613824 gene encoding pleiotropic drug resistance protein 1: protein MEGPEVYVGGGSFRRGDSSIWRSNAMDTFSKSSREEDDEEALKWAALERLPTYDRLKKGILTTSKGEASEIYVQDLGFQERRTLVDRLVNVAEEDNERFLLNLKNRIERVGIELPTIEVRFEHLNIETEAHVGNRALPTFINFSIDMVEGFLNKLHILPSRKKRLSILQDISGIIKPRRMTLLLGPPSSGKTTLLLALAGKLDPKLKFSGRVTFNGHEMNEFVPQRTAAYISQYDKHIGEMTVRETLAFSARCQGVGHRYEMLTELLRREKASNIKPDSDLDVFMKAIATEGQETSVITDYILKVLGLEVCADIMVGNEMLRGVSGGQRKRVTTGEMLVGPAKALFMDEISTGLDSSTTFQIVNSIKQYIKILNGTAVISLLQPAPETYDLFDDIILLSDGWIVYQGPREHVLEFFEFMGFKCPERKGVADFLQEVTSRKDQQQYWTRKDDPYCFVTVQQFSEAFQSFHVGRNLQAELSTPFDKTKSHPAALTTKKYGVGKMELLKACFSRELLLMKRNSFVYIFKLSQLTIMAIIAMTLFLRTEMHRESVIDGGIYVGALFYSVVFIMFNGLSEISMTISKLPVFYKQRNLLFYPAWAFSLPPWIIKIPITLVQVALWVFITYYVIGYDPYVGRLFRQYLLLVLVSQMASALFRFIAAAGRDMIVANTFGSFALLTLFALGGFILSRDNIKKWWIWGYWISPLMYGQNAIVVNEFLGKSWSRVLPNSSEPLGVEVLKSRGFFTNAYWYWIGVGALVGFTLLYNLCFTLALTFLGPLQKPQAVISEDSPSDESGSDHQTSAKSGSGSGSSSARAEVRVNSSHQNKKGMVLPFEPHFITFDEIRYSVDMPQEMKNQGVTEDKLELLRGVSGSFRPGVLTALMGVSGAGKTTLMDVLAGRKTGGYIEGNITISGYPKKQETFARISGYCEQNDIHSPHVTVYESLLYSAWLRLSPDVSSETRKMFIEQVMHLVELEPLRQALVGLPGVSGLSTEQRKRLTIAVELVANPSIIFMDEPTSGLDARAAAIVMRTVRNTVDTGRTVVCTIHQPSIDIFEAFDELFLMKRGGQEIYVGPLGRHSCHLIKYFEGIEGVPNIKDAYNPATWMLEVTSSAQESVLGVDFAAVYRNSELYRSNKEMIEKLSTPAPDSKDLYFPSKYSQSFFTQCMACLWKQRWSYWRNPPYTAVRLLFTTVIALMFGTMFWNLGSKTKKRQDLFNAMGSMYAAIVFLGVQNASSVQPVVAVERSVFYRERAAGMYSPLPYAFAQVLIELPYIFIQSVVYGLIVYAMIGFEWNAAKFFWYLFFMYFTLLYYTFYGMMSVAATPNQHVGAIVSSAFYSLWNLFSGFIIPRPRIPVWWRWYAWACPVAYTLYGLISSQFGDLKHTLESGETVEDFVRSYFGFRHELLGAVAAAVVGFATLFAFIFAICIKFFNYQRR from the exons ATGGAAGGTCCTGAAGTTTATGTAGGTGGTGGTAGTTTTAGAAGAGGAGACTCTTCTATATGGAGAAGCAATGCCATGGATACTTTCTCAAAATCTTCACGAGAAGAAGACGATGAAGAGGCTCTGAAATGGGCTGCACTTGAGAGATTACCAACTTATGATCGTTTGAAGAAAGGGATATTAACAACATCGAAAGGTGAAGCCAGTGAAATTTATGTACAAGATCTTGGATTTCAAGAAAGGAGGACTTTGGTCGATAGGTTGGTGAACGTCGCAGAAGAAGATAATGAGAGGTTCTTGTTGAACCTCAAGAATCGCATTGAAAG GGTTGGGATCGAACTTCCCACCATTGAAGTCCGATTTGAGCATCTTAATATTGAAACAGAAGCTCATGTAGGAAACAGAGCTTTACCCACATTCATTAACTTCTCTATTGACATGGTAGAG GGTTTCTTGAATAAGCTTCATATCCTTCCTAGTAGAAAGAAACGCCTTTCTATCCTTCAGGATATTAGCGGAATCATCAAACCAAGAAG AATGACATTGCTTTTGGGTCCTCCAAGTTCTGGCAAAACCACTCTTTTGTTGGCTTTGGCTGGAAAACTTGATCCTAAGTTAAAG TTCTCTGGTAGAGTGACGTTCAACGGTCATGAGATGAATGAGTTTGTACCCCAAAGAACAGCTGCCTATATCAGCCAATATGATAAACACATTGGAGAAATGACTGTGAGGGAAACATTGGCTTTTTCTGCAAGATGCCAAGGGGTTGGACACCGATATG AGATGTTAACGGAGTTATTAAGAAGAGAGAAAGCTTCAAACATTAAGCCTGATTCCGATCTTGATGTTTTCATGAAG GCAATAGCAACAGAAGGTCAGGAGACAAGTGTGATCACAGACTATATTCTTAAG GTTTTAGGACTAGAAGTCTGTGCAGATATTATGGTGGGGAATGAAATGTTAAGGGGTGTCTCTGGAGGACAAAGGAAACGAGTTACAACAG GTGAGATGCTGGTTGGTCCAGCAAAAGCACTGTTCATGGATGAGATTTCAACTGGTTTGGACAGTTCAACTACTTTCCAAATCGTTAACTCGATAAAGCAGTACATTAAAATTCTTAATGGAACAGCTGTCATCTCTCTCCTCCAGCCAGCACCAGAAACTTATGATCTCTTTGATGACATTATTCTCCTATCTGATGGCTGGATTGTATATCAGGGTCCCCGTGAACATGTTCTTGAGTTTTTTGAATTCATGGGCTTCAAGTGTCCTGAAAGAAAAGGAGTGGCTGACTTCTTGCAAGAA GTAACATCAAGGAAAGATCAACAACAGTATTGGACTCGTAAAGATGATCCTTACTGTTTTGTTACAGTTCAGCAATTTTCTGAGGCGTTTCAGTCATTCCATGTGGGAAGAAATCTTCAAGCTGAGCTTTCTACTCCATTTGATAAGACCAAGAGCCATCCAGCTGCTTTGACAACTAAGAAGTATGGTGTTGGAAAAATGGAGCTGCTTAAAGCTTGCTTCTCAAGAGAGCTCTTGCTCATGAAGAGGAATTCATTTGTCTATATCTTCAAGCTTTCCCAA CTTACGATAATGGCAATAATTGCAATGACACTCTTCTTGAGGACTGAGATGCACCGAGAATCAGTGATCGATGGAGGAATTTATGTGGGTGCTTTATTCTACTCTGTGGTTTTTATCATGTTCAATGGTTTATCAGAGATTTCAATGACCATTTCAAAGCTTCCAGTGTTTTACAAGCAAAGAAACCTCCTATTCTATCCTGCTTGGGCATTTTCTCTTCCCCCATGGATCATTAAAATACCTATTACACTTGTGCAAGTTGCTCTTTGGGTGTTCATCACCTATTATGTGATTGGATATGATCCCTATGTTGGAAG GTTATTTAGGCAGTACCTTCTTCTTGTTCTTGTTAGCCAGATGGCTTCTGCATTGTTCCGATTTATTGCTGCAGCAGGAAGGGACATGATTGTTGCAAACACCTTTGGGTCATTTGCACTGCTTACACTTTTTGCATTAGGCGGCTTTATCCTATCACGAG ataatataaagaaatggtGGATATGGGGTTACTGGATATCACCATTGATGTATGGGCAGAACGCTATAGTAGTTAACGAGTTCTTAGGAAAGAGTTGGAGTCGA GTTCTTCCAAACTCGAGTGAACCGCTGGGAGTTGAAGTTTTGAAGTCCAGAGGATTCTTCACAAATGCATATTGGTATTGGATTGGAGTAGGAGCATTGGTTGGATTCACACTACTGTACAACCTTTGTTTCACCCTAGCTCTCACGTTCCTAGGCC CATTGCAGAAGCCTCAAGCTGTTATATCTGAAGACTCTCCAAGTGATGAATCAGGAAGTGACCACCAAACATCTGCAA AGAGTGGGAGTGGTAGTGGCAGTTCATCTGCAAGGGCAGAGGTCAGAGTTAATAGCAGCCATCAGAACAAAAAGGGAATGGTTCTTCCATTTGAACCACATTTCATCACTTTCGACGAGATTAGGTATTCTGTTGACATGCCACAG GAAATGAAAAATCAGGGTGTGACTGAAGATAAACTGGAACTTTTGAGGGGAGTGAGTGGTTCTTTCAGGCCAGGTGTTCTCACAGCTCTAATGGGTGTTAGTGGTGCTGGTAAAACTACTCTGATGGATGTGCTGGCTGGTAGAAAAACTGGTGGATATATAGAAGGAAACATCACAATTTCTGGCTACCCAAAGAAGCAAGAAACATTTGCTAGAATTTCTGGATATTGTGAGCAAAATGACATCCATTCTCCACATGTTACTGTCTATGAATCTTTGCTATACTCAGCTTGGCTTCGCCTATCTCCTGATGTCAGCAGCGAAACCCGAAAG ATGTTCATTGAGCAAGTCATGCACCTTGTGGAACTAGAGCCGTTGAGGCAAGCATTAGTGGGACTGCCTGGTGTTAGTGGCCTGTCTACCGAGCAACGCAAGCGGTTAACTATTGCAGTTGAGTTAGTGGCAAACCCTTCCATAATCTTCATGGATGAGCCAACTTCAGGGCTAGATGCAAGAGCTGCTGCAATTGTTATGAGAACAGTTAGGAACACTGTAGACACTGGAAGAACAGTTGTGTGTACTATCCATCAGCCGAGCATTGACATATTTGAAGCTTTTGATGAG CTCTTCCTAATGAAGCGAGGAGGACAAGAGATATATGTAGGGCCATTAGGTCGTCATTCGTGCCATCTAATCAAGTATTTTGAG ggaattgaaggagTTCCTAATATCAAAGATGCTTATAATCCAGCAACTTGGATGTTGGAAGTTACCAGTTCAGCTCAAGAATCAGTTCTCGGAGTAGATTTTGCTGCTGTCTATAGAAATTCAGAACTTTACAG GAGCAACAAAGAAATGATTGAGAAATTGAGCACGCCTGCACCTGATTCAAAGGACCTGTATTTTCCTTCAAAGTACTCACAGTCATTTTTCACACAATGTATGGCTTGCTTGTGGAAGCAACGCTGGTCATACTGGCGCAATCCGCCCTATACTGCTGTGAGACTGCTCTTCACAACCGTCATAGCTTTGATGTTCGGAACAATGTTCTGGAACCTTGGCTCCAAAAC GAAAAAGCGTCAAGATCTTTTCAATGCAATGGGATCAATGTATGCTGCCATTGTCTTCCTTGGGGTCCAAAATGCTTCATCCGTGCAGCCAGTAGTTGCTGTTGAAAGAAGTGTTTTTTACAGAGAGAGAGCTGCTGGAATGTATTCTCCCTTGCCCTATGCATTTGCACAG GTCTTGATTGAGCTTCCATATATTTTCATCCAATCTGTGGTATATGGTCTTATAGTTTATGCAATGATTGGATTTGAATGGAATGCTGCTAAGTTCTTCTGGTACCTGTTCTTCATGTACTTCACATTATTGTACTACACCTTCTACGGCATGATGTCCGTGGCCGCAACACCAAACCAACACGTCGGAGCCATAGTTTCGTCTGCATTCTATTCACTGTGGAATCTTTTTTCAGGGTTTATAATCCCGCGACCG AGGATTCCTGTGTGGTGGAGATGGTATGCTTGGGCATGCCCTGTTGCATACACATTGTACGGATTAATTTCGTCGCAATTTGGAGATCTAAAGCATACACTTGAGTCAGGTGAAACAGTGGaagattttgtgagaagttATTTCGGTTTCAGACATGAGCTTCTAGGAGCAGTAGCAGCTGCAGTTGTTGGCTTTGCTACACTCTTTGCTTTTATCTTTGCCATTTGCATCAAGTTCTTCAATTACCAAAGGAGATGA
- the LOC110612743 gene encoding putative receptor-like protein kinase At1g80870 has protein sequence MPSRPLSPSYFYHHKPGFITKTRILFLTLTISASLVIIFTIFYFLYHLWYFLVNRSRTIPFDSGTPLKLQRFSYKELKVATNDFDDDNIIGKGGSGTVFRGIARDGKLYAIKRLDTLSLQSEREFQNELQILGALRSAFLVTLLGYCFEKNKRLLIYEYMPNKSLQELLFGDGHLSLSWDRRFSVILDVAKALEFLHLGCDPPVVHGDIKPSNVLLDFDFRAKISDFGLSRIKVDGEFGVDLFSQDLGKSQELWKSQELSGNLTSETPAIGTPVEPCQEVDFARALQASSSSKNSRNCYTVRALNVNSFNYNANIASESDVKVENGKGKEVSGVDVCGDDWNGKFVPCDDEPCSIDHSKELNTGSSVVDDSTCTKKWGKDWWWRQDGSGELCSKDYVMEWIGSQICPSANPDWVEEKKSTSDRRELNPSSPLDKVEDASEPQLNELGFEICIKEYEKKDSRGRKNSKRKNRKMKEWWKEEHLDEISKKGNKLKNLETKWKKRLKAPHFHLSRRFHFHRRMNSGEQTLNESDQNGEFSFRRGWKKKNLHSAGSDMWSGDLFSRELSSTTSMRGTLCYVAPEYGGCGYLMEKADIYSLGVLVLVIVSGRRPLHVLASPMKLEKANLISWCRHLAQSGNILELVDERLKDEYNKEQASLCINLALSCLQKMPELRPDIGEIVKILKGDMDLPSLPFEFSPSPPSKLFSRSRRRQKSNAE, from the coding sequence ATGCCTTCAAGGCCTTTGTCTCCAAGTTATTTTTACCATCATAAGCCTGGTTTTATCACTAAGACCAGAATCTTGTTCTTGACACTAACAATCTCTGCATCTCTTGTGATTATCTTTACAATTTTCTACTTTCTTTACCATCTTTGGTATTTTCTTGTAAATCGCTCAAGAACAATCCCTTTCGACTCTGGTACTCCTCTAAAGCTTCAGAGATTCTCTTACAAAGAGCTCAAGGTTGCCACTAACGATTTTGATGATGATAATATTATTGGCAAAGGTGGTTCTGGTACTGTCTTTAGAGGCATTGCAAGGGATGGGAAGCTATATGCTATCAAGAGGCTTGATACTCTCTCTTTACAATCAGAGAGAGAGTTCCAAAATGAGTTGCAGATTCTTGGGGCTTTGAGGTCAGCTTTCTTGGTTACTTTATTGGGATActgttttgaaaagaataagcGCTTGCTTATTTATGAGTATATGCCTAATAAAAGTTTGCAAGAATTGCTATTTGGGGATGGGCATTTGAGCCTGAGTTGGGACAGAAGGTTCAGTGTTATTCTTGATGTTGCAAAAGCACTCGAGTTTTTGCACTTGGGATGTGATCCACCAGTGGTTCATGGGGATATTAAGCCTAGCAATGTTTTGcttgattttgattttagaGCCAAGATTTCAGATTTTGGGTTATCAAGAATTAAGGTGGATGGTGAATTTGGGGTTGATTTGTTTAGCCAAGACTTGGGGAAGAGTCAAGAACTATGGAAGAGTCAGGAGCTTTCTGGAAACTTGACCTCAGAGACTCCTGCAATTGGTACTCCTGTGGAGCCATGTCAAGAGGTAGATTTTGCTCGTGCTTTACAAGCGTCTTCTTCCTCAAAAAATAGTAGAAACTGTTATACTGTTAGAGCTTTGAATGTGAATTCTTTCAATTATAACGCCAACATTGCAAGTGAGAGTGATGTTAAGGTAGAAAATGGGAAAGGGAAGGAAGTCTCTGGGGTGGATGTTTGTGGTGATGATTGGAATGGTAAGTTTGTGCCTTGTGATGATGAGCCTTGTAGTATTGATCATAGCAAAGAGCTGAATACTGGTTCATCTGTGGTTGATGATTCCACTTGCACAAAAAAATGGGGAAAGGATTGGTGGTGGAGACAGGATGGAAGTGGTGAATTGTGTAGTAAAGATTATGTTATGGAGTGGATTGGGAGCCAGATTTGCCCCTCGGCGAATCCTGATTGggttgaagaaaagaaaagtactTCTGATAGAAGAGAATTGAATCCTTCATCCCCATTAGATAAAGTGGAAGATGCTAGTGAACCTCAGTTAAATGAACTTGGGTTTGAAATTTGCATAAAAGAATATGAGAAGAAAGATTCAAGGGGCAGGAAGAATAGCAAAAGGAAGAATAGGAAGATGAAAGAGTGGTGGAAAGAAGAGCACTTGGATGAGATTAGCAAGAAGGGTAATAAGCTGAAGAATCTTGAAACCAAGTGGAAGAAAAGGCTTAAAGCTCCACATTTTCATCTGAGTCGCCGGTTTCACTTCCATAGGCGAATGAATTCTGGGGAGCAGACTCTAAATGAATCTGATCAAAATGGGGAGTTCAGTTTCAGAAGAGGGTGGAAGAAAAAGAATTTGCATTCTGCAGGAAGTGATATGTGGAGTGGAGATCTTTTTAGTCGCGAGTTAAGCAGCACAACGAGCATGAGAGGCACCCTGTGTTATGTAGCACCAGAATATGGTGGATGTGGGTACTTGATGGAGAAGGCTGATATATACAGTTTAGGAGTTCTGGTTCTGGTGATCGTGTCCGGTAGAAGGCCATTacatgttctagcttcacccatGAAGCTTGAGAAAGCAAATCTGATAAGTTGGTGTAGGCACCTAGCTCAATCTGGCAACATCTTAGAACTTGTGGATGAGAGATTGAAAGATGAGTACAATAAAGAACAGGCAAGCTTGTGCATCAACTTAGCATTGAGTTGCTTGCAGAAGATGCCTGAATTGAGACCAGATATTGGAGAAATTGTAAAGATTTTGAAAGGGGATATGGATCTTCCATCTCTGCCATTTGAGTTTTCTCCCTCTCCACCATCTAAATTGTTTAGCAGATCGCGGAGAAGACAGAAATCCAATGCAGAGTAG